From Paenibacillus sp. PK3_47, the proteins below share one genomic window:
- the phnC gene encoding phosphonate ABC transporter ATP-binding protein has protein sequence MIQFMNVTKTYTNGTTALSNINLKIKQGEFVAVIGLSGAGKSTLIRCINRIHDISSGTLLVDDVDVAKLKGRHIRKFRRRIGMIFQSFNLVTRTTVINNVLVSFVPDLPLWRKLTGIFQKEHKIKALEALDKVGILDKAFVRVDQLSGGQQQRVALARTLAQNPDIILADEPIASLDPVTARIVMDDFRRINEDMDISVIMNIHHVEIALEYADRIIGIRKGAVVFDGDSSEVTQEILQEIYGGNWEAEKAAIEEQAAHVR, from the coding sequence ATGATTCAGTTTATGAATGTGACCAAAACGTATACAAACGGCACCACAGCGCTGAGCAACATTAATTTGAAAATCAAGCAAGGTGAATTCGTTGCCGTCATCGGCCTTTCGGGAGCCGGGAAGTCAACGTTAATCCGTTGCATTAACCGTATACATGATATTTCCAGCGGTACCCTCCTGGTTGATGATGTCGATGTAGCGAAGCTGAAGGGACGCCATATCCGTAAATTCCGCCGCAGAATCGGGATGATATTTCAGTCCTTTAATCTTGTAACCCGCACGACGGTGATCAACAATGTCCTGGTATCTTTTGTGCCGGACCTTCCCCTGTGGCGGAAGCTGACGGGAATCTTTCAAAAGGAACATAAAATCAAAGCGCTGGAAGCCCTCGACAAAGTGGGGATCCTGGATAAAGCTTTCGTCCGCGTCGACCAGTTGTCCGGCGGGCAGCAGCAGCGTGTGGCGCTGGCGCGCACACTGGCCCAGAATCCGGATATCATCCTGGCAGATGAGCCGATTGCTTCCCTCGACCCGGTAACTGCCCGCATCGTTATGGATGACTTCCGGAGAATTAATGAGGATATGGACATCTCCGTCATTATGAATATCCATCATGTCGAGATTGCACTGGAGTATGCTGACCGGATTATCGGCATCCGCAAGGGGGCCGTTGTATTTGACGGGGACAGCTCTGAAGTAACCCAGGAGATTCTCCAGGAAATTTACGGCGGAAACTGGGAAGCGGAGAAAGCAGCCATAGAGGAGCAGGCGGCCCATGTTCGATAA